The following DNA comes from Marichromatium purpuratum 984.
GCCGAAGCCACCGACCCGAGTCTCGCCAGCCGGCAGCCGGGGGTTGTCGGTGCGTCCGGCCAACGAGTTGATCAGCCGGATCCCGGTGCGTCCCGCCAGCGCCTCGGCCAGCGCATAGCCCTCGGTGGTGCCACCGAGGATGATCACCGTTGCCTTCATGCTTCCCGCCCGCCCTGCCAGCGTTCCTCATGGATCAGGCCGTCGAGCGCGGCGCGCTCGATCCAGCCGGCGCTCTCGAGTTCCGGGCAGTCGCGGAAGAAGCGCACATAGCCGACGCACAGATAGGCGATCACGTCGATCTCGTCGGGGATGGCGAGGATCTCGCGCAGTCGCTGATGATGGATGATGCTCACCCAGCCGACGCCGATGCCTTCGGCGCGGGCGGCGAGCCACAGGTTCTGGATGGCGCAGACGCTGCTGTAGAGGTCCATCTCGGGGTTGGCGGTGCGCCCGATCACCACCGGGCCGTGACGGCTGCGGTCGCAGGTGACGCAGATCCCCAGCGGGGCCTCGAGGATGCCCTCGAGCTTGAGGCGGCGATAGGTCTCGCGCGAGGCGGGATCGAACTGCTCGGCGGCCTCGGCGTGGGCCTGGGCGAAGGCCGTCTTGATCTCGGCGCGGGTGTCGCGATCACGCACCACCACGAAGTCCCAGGGCTGCATGAAACCGACGCTCGGGGCGTGATGGGCGGCGGCGAGCAGGCGGCGCAACACCGGCTCCGGGACCGGCTCGGGGAGGAATTCGCGGCGCACGTCGCGCCGCGAGAAGATCGCCTTGTAGACCGCCTCGCGTTCGCTGTCGGTGAATGCCCATTGGTTGTGCGCCAAGGCTCTGTCCTCCTTATCGTGCTGTTGTAGTGGGAGGCCGGATGACGGTTGGATGACCGTACGGCGCGCGGATTATACCCGGGGTCGCGCGCGATTGCCGGGGGCCGGGTGGCGATTCCGGACCGCAAGGGGCATGGGTCAGTTCGGTGGCTCCCAGCCGCCAGGATATAGAACCGCAAAGGCGCGAAGGGCGCCAAGGGGGGTGTGGTTGAGGTAGAGCTGTGGTCAGCTGAGCAAGGTGTCTTACGCTCTCGCTGAGCGCTGAGCGACCAGTCGCCAGCAGGCGCGCTGACCAGGCAGCGGAGTGGATCCGCGCCGGTCGGGACCTACGCCAACCTCACCCCTCGTTCACTTTGCGCGCTTTGCGACTTTGTGGTTCGAGCCAGCCTCCAGCGATCAGCATCCAGCCTCCAGTCGGGGAGACTGGTGTGCATGATCGGCGGTTGACGGGAAAGACAGTATCTTAGCGGTTCAAGCATCCCCGGCCGTGCGCCGAACCTTTCCAGTCATGAGCGTCGGCCCTCCCCACTGGCGGCTGTCAGCTGGTGGCTGGAAGCTGCCCCGCGGTTCAAACATCCCGGCCGCACACCGGCCTCAGCCACCAGTCGCCAGTCGTCAGTCACTGAGCGTCGGCGCTCTCCGCTGGGGGCTGTCAGCTGGCGGCTGGTGGCTGAAAGCTACCCCGTGGTTGAAGCATCGCCGGCCCCACGCCGGGTCCGCCGACGCTTTGCCGCGGCCTCGCGCAGCAGGGCGAGGGCGCGGTAGCCGCCGTGGACGAGCTTGCTGTAGGGGATGAGCAGGAAGAAGGCGATCACGGTGGCGAGGTGGAGCGCGAGCAGCACGCCCATCGCCGCGGTGGCGCGCCAGCCGAGCAGGGCCAGGCCGCTAAGCGCGACGGCGGCGAGCAGTGCGAGCAGCGCGGCGTCGGCGCCACGGCTCGCGCTGGTGCTCGGCGTCGGGTCGGCGCGCAGGGTGAGCCAGGCCAGCCCGAAGGTGGCGATGGTCATCGCCAGTCCGCCGAGGGTGCCGAGCACCACCGGCAGGCTCCACCAGGGGTAGGGCGCCTGCAGCCCGAGCAGATGGTGATAGACGGTGGCGACCGTGGTCGCGGCGAGACAGCCGAGCAGCCCGAGCAGCAGGGTGTGGTGTAGCCGACGGCGCCAGTGCGAGGGGCGGTCGTCGAGGTCGTTGCAGCCGGGACCGCCGCCGCGCAGGTTGCGCAGGGTGGCGAGATCGGCGAGCGCGGCGCGCCAGTCACGCCACGCCGGGGGCGGTTCGCCGGCGCTCGCGCCCTCGCGCCACACCCGGCGCAGCGATACGGTGACGGCCAGCAGCGACCAGCCCAGCGGCAACGCTGCGAGCAGGCTCATCCAGCCCCAGGGGATCACGGCATAGAAGGCGCCGGGGCCCTGGTGCGCGGCGAACAGCACTGTGTGGGGCACCAGCGCGAGCACCGCGCCGAGTACCAGCGCGATGGTCGCCAGTGCCACCAGCAGCGCACTCGCCGGGCC
Coding sequences within:
- the bluB gene encoding 5,6-dimethylbenzimidazole synthase, whose protein sequence is MAHNQWAFTDSEREAVYKAIFSRRDVRREFLPEPVPEPVLRRLLAAAHHAPSVGFMQPWDFVVVRDRDTRAEIKTAFAQAHAEAAEQFDPASRETYRRLKLEGILEAPLGICVTCDRSRHGPVVIGRTANPEMDLYSSVCAIQNLWLAARAEGIGVGWVSIIHHQRLREILAIPDEIDVIAYLCVGYVRFFRDCPELESAGWIERAALDGLIHEERWQGGREA
- the tcuB gene encoding tricarballylate utilization 4Fe-4S protein TcuB, coding for MSSTDPHAEARRALAICNACGYCNGFCDVFESARLRPALTDTDLEHLAHLCHHCRNCLYACQYAPPHPFAVNVPRALTELRHHAYLRHAWPRPLARLLVDGPASALLVALATIALVLGAVLALVPHTVLFAAHQGPGAFYAVIPWGWMSLLAALPLGWSLLAVTVSLRRVWREGASAGEPPPAWRDWRAALADLATLRNLRGGGPGCNDLDDRPSHWRRRLHHTLLLGLLGCLAATTVATVYHHLLGLQAPYPWWSLPVVLGTLGGLAMTIATFGLAWLTLRADPTPSTSASRGADAALLALLAAVALSGLALLGWRATAAMGVLLALHLATVIAFFLLIPYSKLVHGGYRALALLREAAAKRRRTRRGAGDASTTG